Proteins encoded by one window of Aspergillus puulaauensis MK2 DNA, chromosome 4, nearly complete sequence:
- a CDS encoding uncharacterized protein (CAZy:GH18;~COG:G;~EggNog:ENOG410PKNR;~InterPro:IPR036861,IPR011583,IPR029226,IPR029070, IPR001223,IPR017853,IPR018392,IPR001002,IPR001579, IPR036779;~PFAM:PF00704,PF14856;~SECRETED:SignalP(1-21);~TransMembrane:1 (n2-13c21/22o1017-1037i);~go_function: GO:0004553 - hydrolase activity, hydrolyzing O-glycosyl compounds [Evidence IEA];~go_function: GO:0008061 - chitin binding [Evidence IEA];~go_process: GO:0005975 - carbohydrate metabolic process [Evidence IEA]), with the protein MLALTWLTAAALLLSAAPAIAGPTPDVRTGVNPGYRSTSLCPERCDASGADTGNWSVYPNFDQIRKCKETMFYDFGLYDDVDDKGTTHRIQACSSYGLDFMDIPASSVRIASAQELQVELQLGWWNEGFGLKSARGGIGSLVRQLREYAERGHGAADRPFIMYGQSGQATIGLYIGTGLLNQGLGDSALKLFEDNFDNINASLPSVAMQLCGPGYGSTHVFGIIAASNGTFAPIQDAIKTWASGTCLGFSGCTNFTGVAKFATPLLPANGITTSIGAPYLTPRAAGECSTVQVDMGNGCPELAAKCGISPAAFSRYNPGASFCSRLKPKQHVCCSAGDLPDFKPKPNADGSCRTYRVQGDDNCDNIGAEYSLTKADIAEFNKHTWGFSGCDPLFAKTIICLSEGTPPFPAEIPNAKCGPQVPGTTPPTDGSDIAELNPCPLNACCNIWGQCGITQDFCIDTNTGPPGTAKEGTYGCISNCGMDVIRGSGSGGIKIAYYEGYCMKRDCLFQDASQIDTSKYTHIHFGFGSLSDTWDVNVGDTLSTYNFGQFKRLTGVKRILSFGGWDFSTSAATYHIFRNGVLPANRMIMATKIANFIKENNLDGVDIDWEYPGAPDLPEFDPGTEAEGPNYLAFLVLLKNLLPGRSVSIAAPSSYWYLKQFPISRMAKVLDYIVYMTYDLHGQWDAHNKNSQEDCPSGNCLRSQVNLTETRQSLAMITKSGVPGEKVVVGVTSYGRSFKMADPSCWGAECQFTGSRLNSNAKKGKCTGTAGYLADAEIAEIIEDSSRVVGSFVDPSSNSDILIYDNNEWVGYMSASTKRIRTSLYAAWGLGGTSDWASDLQTYHEVPSPLSSWTQFTAAIKLGQNPKADTSRHGNWTDFNCEDDHVVSFAYYTPSERWTELGTNAAWADVIRIWEDTDEPNGVTFHDSVEMTTHFGSDMDCGNLLSGSCSRQECEKGADSATSGPAAQLIWNSLATIHEMYRNYHDALWQAFTQVSAALKDIENKFAPVPPEKDQDWLLLLIDLLTLGALGTAAPYFNRLLRNKDWFINKGRGVIEDAKDTSMTLMGQSTTIAKDMLPDPGKAGWDVEAQDAFSAYMGQVIAGWDNVTSIALADLFDGSPRSIKTLTDIISDGRLIPGRTTGKPPDGDEDQVDNAANELHTNMVKCITGYTIPALWRQSGSYTFIIDAGHRCDEAKDDGKWLDEKTRKAAGVCVGGDQYYLASPDGQARECRCYPTNAGPCQEVCSDNQFSAPPGLDHISGDSDYYGITKNDLVTGSVRTWTKNKKENTAQPGDADPTNDEVITDLTSLDVTAPGYMRIPVCSADRAFQSWTKQKNPNSSPNYPCDIQPGKDDCGKSTFVDQTSDASPKIGDCRQIMRNIQDDASTDFTTEFVGKNQREILHYGSCHFGVEATKVDGNVNFVVGGQDVIDIINDAIAQVGHKDGLLGAKGEMTCHGNSHDQAVQWGIY; encoded by the coding sequence ATGCTGGCCTTGACTTGGCTCACCGCGGCAGCCCTGCTGCTCTCTGCGGCGCCAGCTATTGCAGGGCCAACCCCAGACGTCCGCACAGGTGTAAACCCAGGATACCGCAGCACCTCCCTATGCCCAGAACGCTGCGACGCCTCCGGAGCAGATACCGGAAACTGGTCCGTGTATCCGAACTTCGATCAGATCCGCAAATGTAAAGAGACGATGTTTTACGATTTTGGGCTGTATGACGACGTGGATGATAAGGGCACCACGCACCGGATCCAGGCCTGTTCGTCGTATGGGTTGGACTTCATGGATATCCCTGCCTCATCTGTACGGATTGCGTCTGCCCAGGAATTACAGGTAGAGTTACAGTTGGGGTGGTGGAAtgaagggtttgggttgaAAAGCGCAAGAGGCGGAATTGGCTCCCTTGTTAGACAGTTGAGGGAGTATGCCGAGCGTGGGCATGGAGCTGCTGATAGACCCTTCATTATGTATGGACAGTCTGGCCAGGCGACAATCGGACTGTATATCGGCACGGGACTGTTGAATCAGGGACTCGGGGACTCGGCGCTGAAGCTGTTCGAGGATAACTTTGATAACATTAATGCCTCACTGCCGAGTGTGGCCATGCAGCTTTGCGGGCCGGGCTATGGCAGCACGCATGTCTTTGGTATCATAGCAGCGAGCAATGGCACGTTTGCTCCGATCCAGGACGCTATAAAGACCTGGGCTAGCGGCACTTGCCTGGGCTTCTCGGGGTGCACCAACTTCACCGGCGTTGCCAAGTTCGCTACACCACTTCTTCCGGCGAATGGCATCACCACCTCCATCGGGGCTCCCTACCTGACCCCCCGCGCGGCCGGGGAATGCTCGACCGTTCAGGTTGACATGGGAAATGGCTGTCCAGAACTTGCGGCCAAATGTGGCATCTCCCCGGCTGCCTTCAGTAGATACAACCCCGGCGCGAGCTTCTGCTCTAggctgaagccgaagcagcACGTCTGCTGCTCCGCGGGGGATCTGCCTGATTTTAAGCCGAAGCCCAATGCGGACGGCTCGTGCCGTACATACCGGGTCCAAGGTGATGATAATTGCGACAATATTGGCGCCGAATACAGCCTTACAAAGGCAGATATCGCAGAGTTCAATAAGCATACTTGGGGATTCAGTGGTTGCGATCCACTTTTTGCAAAGACTATTATTTGCCTGAGCGAGGGCACTCCGCCGTTCCCTGCGGAGATTCCGAACGCAAAGTGTGGCCCCCAGGTACCAGGGACTACTCCGCCGACTGATGGCTCCGATATCGCAGAACTTAACCCGTGTCCGTTGAATGCCTGCTGCAACATCTGGGGACAGTGTGGTATTACCCAAGATTTCTGCATTGATACCAACACCGGCCCGCCGGGAACGGCAAAGGAAGGCACCTATGGGTGTATTTCCAATTGTGGCATGGATGTTATAAGAgggtctggatctggtgGTATTAAGATTGCTTATTATGAAGGCTACTGCATGAAAAGGGATTGCCTGTTCCAGGATGCCTCGCAGATTGATACGTCCAAGTACACGCACATCCACTTTGGGTTTGGCTCCTTATCTGACACTTGGGATGTTAACGTTGGGGATACGCTATCAACATATAATTTCGGTCAATTCAAGCGTCTCACCGGGGTTAAACGCATTCTGTCGTTTGGTGGGTGGGACTTTTCAACTAGTGCTGCCACATACCATATCTTCCGCAACGGCGTTTTACCGGCCAACAGGATGATAATGGCAACAAAGATTGCCAATTTCATTAAGGAAAACAACCTCGATGGCGTGGATATTGACTGGGAATATCCAGGTGCCCCTGACCTTCCCGAATTCGACCCGGGGACTGAGGCAGAAGGCCCCAACTACCTGGCCTTCCTTGTCCTGCTGAAGAACCTCCTGCCTGGAAGGAGCGTGTCTATTGCCGCGCCATCTTCATACTGGTACTTAAAACAGTTCCCGATTAGTCGAATGGCCAAGGTTCTTGACTATATTGTGTACATGACATATGATCTGCACGGGCAATGGGATGCGCATAATAAGAACTCTCAAGAAGACTGCCCCAGTGGAAACTGCCTGCGCAGCCAAGTCAACCTCACAGAAACCAGACAATCACTCGCAATGATTACTAAATCAGGCGTGCCTGGAgagaaggttgttgttggtgtcaCCAGCTATGGGCGGTCATTTAAAATGGCTGATCCTAGTTGTTGGGGCGCGGAGTGCCAGTTCACCGGAAGCCGCCTGAATTCTAACGCAAAGAAGGGCAAATGCACGGGCACAGCTGGGTATCTTGCTGATGCAGAGATTGCAGAGATTATAGAAGATTCTTCCCGAGTCGTGGGGAGCTTTGTCGATCCTAGCAGTAATAGTGACATCCTGATATATGATAATAATGAATGGGTAGGGTACATGAGTGCCTCAACCAAGCGGATACGAACGTCCCTCTATGCTGCCTGGGGCTTGGGAGGAACCTCAGACTGGGCCAGCGATCTGCAGACGTACCACGAGGTCCCCTCACCATTATCATCATGGACACAATTCACGGCCGCAATTAAACTTGGTCAAAACCCCAAGGCAGACACATCGCGCCATGGCAACTGGACCGACTTCAACTGCGAGGACGACCATGTCGTGAGCTTTGCCTACTACACGCCGTCGGAGCGGTGGACGGAACTAGGCACTAATGCTGCATGGGCAGATGTTATTCGAATCTGGGAAGACACCGATGAACCAAATGGTGTTACCTTCCATGACTCAGTCGAGATGACCACCCATTTCGGTTCGGACATGGACTGTGGCAACCTGCTCTCAggaagctgcagcaggcaGGAGTGCGAGAAGGGGGCAGACAGTGCCACCTCCGGCCCCGCGGCCCAGCTCATCTGGAACTCGCTGGCGACTATCCATGAGATGTACAGGAACTACCACGACGCCCTGTGGCAGGCGTTTACCCAAGTCAGCGCAGCACTCAAGGACATTGAGAACAAGTTTGCACCCGTCCCGCCAGAGAAGGACCAGGACTGGCTGTTGCTACTCATTGACTTGCTCACCCTAGGGGCCCTGGGCACCGCCGCGCCTTACTTCAACAGATTGCTGAGGAATAAAGATTGGTTCATCAACAAGGGCCGCGGCGTTATTGAGGACGCAAAGGATACCTCTATGACACTCATGGGACAAAGTACCACCATCGCCAAGGACATGTTGCCTGACCCGGGCAAGGCCGGCTGGGACGTCGAGGCGCAGGATGCCTTTTCAGCCTATATGGGCCAGGTCATCGCTGGGTGGGATAATGTTACTTCTATTGCTCTCGCAGACCTCTTCGACGGCAGCCCGCGGTCAATCAAGACTCTCACGGACATCATCTCCGACGGAAGGTTGATTCCTGGGAGGACGACCGGTAAGCCCCCCGATGGTGACGAGGACCAGGTAGACAACGCGGCAAATGAATTACACACCAACATGGTCAAGTGTATCACCGGATACACCATTCCAGCCCTGTGGCGCCAATCTGGATCGTACACCTTCATCATCGATGCGGGCCACCGGTGCGATGAGGCCAAAGATGACGGCAAGTGGCTCGACGAGAAGACCCGAAAAGCAGCTGGCGTCTGCGTTGGGGGAGACCAGTACTACCTTGCATCCCCAGATGGTCAGGCAAGGGAATGCCGCTGTTATCCAACGAATGCAGGCCCCTGCCAGGAAGTATGCAGCGATAACCAGTTTTCCGCCCCGCCAGGCCTCGACCATATCAGCGGCGATAGCGACTACTATGGCATCACAAAGAACGATCTGGTGACCGGGTCGGTCCGCACCTGgaccaagaacaagaaagaaaacactGCGCAGCCCGGTGACGCAGACCCGACGAACGACGAGGTCATCACAGACCTAACAAGCCTCGACGTGACAGCCCCAGGCTATATGCGCATTCCAGTTTGCAGCGCCGACCGCGCCTTCCAGTCCTGGACCAAACAGAAAAACCCGAATTCTTCACCGAACTACCCCTGCGATATCCAACCGGGCAAGGACGATTGCGGCAAGTCGACATTCGTGGACCAGACCAGCGACGCATCGCCCAAAATCGGGGACTGCCGCCAAATCATGCGGAACATCCAGGATGATGCCAGTACCGACTTCACAACCGAATTCGTTGGTAAGAACCAGCGCGAGATTCTTCACTATGGGTCCTGTCACTTTGGCGTCGAGGCTACCAAGGTGGACGGGAACGTCaactttgttgttggaggacAGGATGTTATTGATATCATCAACGACGCAATTGCACAGGTTGGCCACAAGGATGGGCTGCTTGGAGCGAAGGGTGAGATGACCTGCCATGGCAATAGCCACGATCAGGCGGTTCAGTGGGGGATCTACTAG
- a CDS encoding uncharacterized protein (CAZy:CBM50;~COG:S;~EggNog:ENOG410PVRH;~InterPro:IPR018392,IPR036779;~PFAM:PF01476;~SECRETED:SignalP(1-18)) yields the protein MQLTHFVVAGLAPSVVSALSPRAVDCSFSVPAAAGDTCETLAATWGLDVQTLEHLNPGVACPGLDTSKTYCVIGTVTDQPGTTLTPTTWRTTTTSSRSATTTATTTTTAPSNPPTLPGIVDNCDGFYKITSGDLCDTIARAHGITTAQLLSWNSGINNSCSNLYLDYYICIHIPGVTTSSSPPEPTKVPSGPTPQLPGIVNNCDRFYQISAGGSCDNIARANHISTAQFKQWNTAIDEKCTNLWLDYYVCVHVPGAATTTIPSSPKPTSGPSPQMPGIVSNCKTYHPIANGDTCSGICKNAGITFAQLRQWNTQLDAACSNLWLGYYICIAVRARVAD from the exons ATGCAGCTCACCCatttcgtcgtcgccggaCTCGCTCCTAGCGTAGTCTCCGCGCTGTCTCCTCGCGCCGTCGACTGCTCCTTTTCCGTACCTGCTGCTGCGGGAGATACATGCGAGACACTTGCGGCAACTTGGGGCCTGGATGTCCAGACGCTAGAGCACCTGAACCCCGGCGTTGCATGTCCCGGTCTCGATACGAGCAAGACGTACTGTGTTATCGGCACTGTCACTGATCAACCGGGAACAACGCTGACGCCGACAACTTGGAGGACTACTACGACTTCTTCAAGGAGTGCTACGACTACGGCTACGACCACCACGACAGCCCCCAGCAACCCGCCCACCTTGCCTGGAATTGTCGACAATTGCGATGGCTTTTACAAGATCACTTCCGGCGACCTGTGTGATACCATCGCCAGGGCCCATGGTATTACGACAGCGCAGCTCTTGAGCTGGAATAGTGGGATCAATAATA GCTGCTCGAACCTCTACCTGGACTACTACATCTGCATCCACATTCCCGGCGTGACCACCTCATCCAGCCCCCCTGAGCCGACCAAAGTCCCCTCGGGTCCTACGCCCCAGCTTCCAGGGATCGTGAATAATTGCGATAGATTCTACCAGATTTCGGCGGGCGGTAGCTGCGACAACATCGCCAGAGCAAACCATATCTCGACCGCACAGTTCAAGCAATGGAACACCGCCATTGACGAGA AGTGTACAAACCTCTGGCTCGACTACTATGTCTGCGTGCACGTCCCCGGCGCCGCAACTACCACAATCCCCTCGTCGCCGAAACCCACATCCGGCCCGTCACCCCAGATGCCTGGCATCGTGTCCAACTGCAAGACATACCACCCAATTGCGAACGGGGACACCTGCTCGGGCATTTGCAAGAATGCCGGAATCACATTTGCGCAGCTGCGCCAGTGGAATACGCAGCTTGACGCTGCTTGCTCGAACCTCTGGCTTGGGTATTATATCTGCATTGCAGTTAGAGCACGTGTTGCAGATTAA
- a CDS encoding uncharacterized protein (COG:I;~EggNog:ENOG410PI45;~InterPro:IPR001171;~PFAM:PF01222;~TransMembrane:8 (i54-77o111-130i151-170o182-206i245-265o271-291i303-323o335-356i);~go_component: GO:0016020 - membrane [Evidence IEA];~go_function: GO:0016628 - oxidoreductase activity, acting on the CH-CH group of donors, NAD or NADP as acceptor [Evidence IEA];~go_process: GO:0016126 - sterol biosynthetic process [Evidence IEA]), which produces MTGSRALTTTAVAQPRSCILRHFEDGKEAEGKKHLAGNNVLWGRRRQVSTLSGLLSMGFVIAVQLLVVFLCSCLHDYGGSIQQGVLGLLSSLPDLTPSELLQMYISRFDSWSTLGCAAWVGLQALLYSILPGKIVHGPPTPGGNILPYRMNGLLSWSTTLGIMVIAWYVGGVDVVSSAARNWKAVLAAANMYGLLVSLFMLVKGYYTPSYPEDRRFSSSICHDFLSGVELNPRLGRYWDLKQFQIARLGMNSWLIVDLSFVALQYQRFGAISNSMYIVVLLHVIYLVDFFINEDWYLATIDIAHDHFGFSLGWGPVAWLPMVYTSQAQYLALHPVHLSPGLFCIILGTGLFGYWLFRLANHEKHLIRQTKGQCLIAGKKPRVIQSKYVTAKGDVHESLLLCSGM; this is translated from the exons ATGACCGGAAGTCGAGCCCTAACCACCACAGCGGTCGCCCAACCAAGATCCTGCATCCTGCGTCATTTCGAGGATGGCAAGGAGGCAGAAGGAAAGAAGCACCTGGCTGGCAATAACGTTCTCTGGGGAAGGCGGCGCCAAGTCTCTACTCTCTCTGGTCTCCTGAGCATGGGCTTCGTGATCGCCGTGCAGCTGTTGGTGGTCTTCCTTTGCAGCTGCCTTCACGACTATGGCGGGTCGATACAACAAGGAGTCCTGGGACTGCTGTCATCGCTGCCTGATTTAACCCCATCGGAGCTTTTGCAAATGTACATCTCTCGATTTGATTCTTGGTCTACACTTGGATGCGCTGCCTGGGTCGGTCTCCAGGCCCTTCTGTACTCTATTCTCCCCGGGAAGATTGTGCACGGGCCTCCGACACCGGGGGGGAACATCCTGCCGTATCGAATGAACGGCCTGCTTTCATGGAGCACTACACTGGGTATAATGGTCATAGCGTGGTATGTCGGTGGTGTGGACGTCGTTTCTAGCGCCGCCAGGAATTGGAAGGCTGTGCTTGCGGCGGCAAACATGTACGGATTACTGGTGTCACTGTTCATGTTGGTCAAGGGCTACTACACGCCAAGCTATCCGGAAGATCGGAGGTTCAGCT CCTCCATCTGTCACGACTTTCTGTCCGGGGTTGAACTGAACCCACGGCTGGGCAGATACTGGGACTTGAAACAGTTCCAAATTGCTCGGCTGGGAATGAACTCATGGCTCATTGT TGACCTTTCGTTCGTGGCATTACAGTATCAACGCTTCGGGGCCATTTCCAACTCGATGTATATCGTGGTTCTCCTGCATGTCATTTACCTTGTCgatttcttcatcaacgaggaCTGGTACCTGGCTACGATCGATATCGCCCACGACCACTTTGGCTTTTCCTTGGGTTGGGGCCCTGTCGCCTGGCTACCGATGGTCTACACCTCGCAGGCCCAATACCTTGCCCTACATCCTGTGCACCTATCGCCTGGCCTCTTCTGCATCATCCTGGGCACTGGCCTTTTTGGCTATTGGCTCTTTCGTCTAGCAAATCACGAGAAGCACCTTATCCGGCAGACGAAGGGTCAGTGCCTGATTGCTGGCAAGAAGCCGCGAGTCATTCAAAGCAAGTATGTCACTGCAAAGGGGGATGTACATGAGTCTCTCCTGCTGTGTTCCGGTATGTAA